A genomic window from Bacteroidota bacterium includes:
- a CDS encoding 50S ribosomal protein L1 produces MKLTKNRKKVQALVDSNKLYSLREAAELVKKSTTCKFNASVDLHVRLGIDPRKADQAIRGTTALPHGTGRDKKVLVLCTPDKEDEARKAGADYVGLDEFVDKIVGGWIDMDVVIATPSVMPKIAKLGRVLGPRNLMPNPKVGTVTNEVGQAITEVKKGKVAFKVDKYGIIHSSIGRISFNPDQIAENSEELIKALAKLKPASAKGAYFKSITMASTMSPGIAIDPKSVTEIH; encoded by the coding sequence GTGAAACTTACAAAGAACAGAAAAAAGGTTCAGGCATTAGTTGACTCCAACAAACTATATTCGTTGAGGGAAGCTGCTGAACTTGTAAAAAAATCAACAACCTGCAAGTTCAATGCATCTGTTGACCTCCATGTGAGACTGGGTATTGACCCTCGTAAGGCTGATCAGGCCATCAGAGGAACTACCGCATTGCCTCACGGAACAGGTAGAGATAAAAAAGTTCTCGTGCTGTGTACTCCTGATAAGGAAGACGAAGCAAGAAAAGCAGGTGCTGATTACGTAGGTCTTGACGAATTCGTAGACAAAATTGTCGGCGGTTGGATAGACATGGATGTTGTTATTGCAACTCCGTCAGTAATGCCTAAAATTGCAAAACTCGGTCGTGTATTAGGTCCAAGAAACCTGATGCCTAACCCTAAAGTTGGTACTGTTACCAATGAAGTTGGTCAGGCTATCACCGAAGTTAAAAAAGGAAAGGTTGCCTTTAAGGTAGACAAATACGGAATTATTCACTCTTCAATTGGTAGAATTTCTTTCAATCCTGATCAGATTGCAGAAAACTCTGAAGAGCTCATCAAAGCATTGGCTAAATTAAAACCGGCTTCTGCAAAAGGTGCGTATTTCAAAAGCATTACTATGGCCTCTACCATGAGCCCTGGTATCGCAATTGATCCAAAAAGTGTAACTGAAATTCATTAA
- the rplL gene encoding 50S ribosomal protein L7/L12 yields MAELKEFAEKLVSLSVKEVNELAKILKEEYGIEPAASAPVMMAAAGGSGAGAADAAAEKTTFDVILKNAGAAKLSVVKVVKDLTGLGLKEAKDLVDAAPKPVKEGVDKATADDIAKQLTEAGAEVEVK; encoded by the coding sequence ATGGCTGAATTAAAAGAATTTGCAGAGAAGTTAGTAAGCTTATCTGTAAAAGAGGTTAATGAACTGGCAAAAATCCTTAAAGAAGAATATGGTATCGAACCTGCCGCTTCTGCACCCGTAATGATGGCTGCAGCTGGTGGATCAGGCGCAGGCGCTGCTGATGCAGCTGCTGAAAAAACCACGTTCGACGTAATTCTTAAAAACGCAGGTGCTGCTAAATTATCTGTAGTGAAAGTTGTAAAAGACCTCACTGGTCTTGGCTTAAAAGAAGCTAAAGATTTAGTAGATGCTGCTCCGAAACCGGTAAAAGAAGGCGTAGATAAAGCAACTGCTGACGATATCGCTAAGCAGCTTACTGAAGCTGGTGCTGAGGTAGAGGTTAAATAA
- the secE gene encoding preprotein translocase subunit SecE produces the protein MNKLRVFISEAYQELRFKVSWPTWPELQSSTQLVLVAFLIISVIVFVMDLASKELLDLFYGLF, from the coding sequence ATGAATAAGTTAAGAGTATTTATAAGCGAAGCGTATCAGGAGCTCAGATTTAAAGTGAGCTGGCCAACATGGCCCGAGCTGCAATCAAGTACCCAATTGGTATTAGTTGCCTTCCTGATTATATCTGTAATAGTATTTGTTATGGACTTAGCATCTAAGGAATTGCTCGACTTATTCTACGGATTGTTTTAA
- a CDS encoding 50S ribosomal protein L10 — MNKEQKSAVIEELKVKVSQYDNFYLTDASAMTVEDVNKLRRLCFERGVKFEVVKNTLLRKAFDAHGLKYEGLFNILHGETSVMFSESSNEPAKLIKKFRTENQKEKPLLKGAYVGEDVFIGDNNLDALINLKSKEELIGDIIGLLQSPAKNVISALLSSEQKLAGIVKTLSEREDK; from the coding sequence ATGAACAAAGAACAAAAATCGGCCGTAATTGAAGAACTCAAAGTAAAGGTGTCGCAATACGACAACTTTTATCTGACCGACGCTTCTGCAATGACCGTTGAAGACGTAAACAAATTAAGAAGATTATGTTTCGAAAGAGGCGTGAAATTCGAAGTGGTAAAAAATACTTTACTTCGTAAGGCATTCGATGCACATGGTTTAAAATATGAAGGTCTCTTCAATATCCTCCACGGTGAAACTTCTGTAATGTTTAGCGAGTCTTCAAATGAACCTGCTAAACTGATTAAAAAGTTTCGCACTGAAAATCAAAAAGAAAAGCCGCTTTTAAAAGGTGCTTATGTTGGAGAAGATGTATTTATTGGTGATAACAACCTTGATGCATTAATCAACCTGAAGAGCAAAGAAGAACTTATCGGCGATATTATTGGTTTACTCCAATCTCCTGCAAAAAATGTTATTTCAGCATTATTGTCAAGCGAGCAAAAATTAGCCGGAATCGTAAAAACACTCTCAGAAAGAGAGGACAAATAA
- the nusG gene encoding transcription termination/antitermination factor NusG encodes MADKKWYVLRVISGKERKLRDYIEQHVKRLGWDHIVSQVLVPTEKIYKIKNGKKVIHEKNSLPGYILIEATEGKMTPEMMQTITGITSVIDFLGKEQPIALRRNEVNRILGKMDEMSEEGASMNEPFIIGETVKIIDGPFNEFLGNVDEVHEDKKKVKVIVKIFGRKTPVELNFAQVEKVS; translated from the coding sequence ATGGCAGACAAAAAATGGTATGTATTAAGAGTGATCAGTGGAAAGGAACGCAAGCTGAGAGACTATATTGAACAGCATGTGAAACGCCTTGGATGGGACCACATTGTATCACAGGTTCTTGTTCCTACCGAAAAAATCTATAAGATTAAAAACGGTAAAAAGGTAATCCACGAAAAAAACAGTCTGCCGGGCTATATCCTGATCGAAGCAACTGAAGGAAAAATGACCCCGGAAATGATGCAAACGATAACCGGTATTACCAGTGTTATCGACTTTCTGGGAAAAGAACAACCAATTGCCCTGCGCCGCAATGAAGTGAACCGGATTCTGGGTAAAATGGATGAAATGAGTGAGGAAGGTGCTTCAATGAATGAACCATTTATCATTGGTGAAACAGTGAAAATTATTGATGGTCCGTTTAACGAGTTCTTAGGAAATGTTGATGAAGTGCACGAAGACAAGAAAAAAGTTAAAGTAATCGTAAAAATATTCGGTAGAAAAACACCAGTGGAATTAAACTTCGCACAGGTAGAAAAAGTAAGCTGA
- the rplK gene encoding 50S ribosomal protein L11, which translates to MAKEIQTYVKLQVKGGQANPAPPIGPALGSKGINIMEFCKQFNARTQDKMGKVCPVVITVYKDKSFEFIIKTPPAAVLILEATKKQKGSAEPNRNKVGSISWDQIKTIAQEKMPDLNCFTVESAMKMVAGTARSMGITVTGDAPWINN; encoded by the coding sequence ATGGCTAAAGAAATTCAAACGTATGTAAAACTGCAGGTTAAAGGAGGACAGGCAAACCCTGCCCCGCCAATTGGTCCTGCGTTAGGTTCTAAAGGTATTAATATCATGGAGTTCTGCAAACAATTTAATGCAAGAACACAAGATAAAATGGGTAAGGTATGTCCTGTTGTGATAACCGTTTATAAAGATAAATCTTTCGAGTTTATCATTAAAACACCTCCGGCAGCAGTACTTATACTCGAAGCTACCAAAAAACAAAAAGGCTCTGCTGAACCTAACCGCAACAAGGTTGGTTCTATTTCTTGGGATCAGATAAAAACGATCGCTCAGGAAAAAATGCCGGACCTGAATTGTTTTACAGTAGAAAGTGCTATGAAAATGGTAGCAGGAACTGCCCGCAGTATGGGTATTACCGTTACCGGAGACGCACCTTGGATCAACAATTAA
- the rpoB gene encoding DNA-directed RNA polymerase subunit beta, giving the protein MPKSTATSRKPERINFGKIKRAGNYPDLLDIQVKSFKDFFQLETTSENRRTEGLYRVFTENFPITDARSIFVLEFLDYFIDPPRYSMEECMERGLTYSVPLKAKLRLSCNDEEHIDFQTIVQDVFLGNIPYMTPKGTFIINGAERIVVSQLHRSPGVFFGQSVHPNGTKIYSARVIPFKGAWMEFATDINNVMYAYIDRKKKFPVTTLLRAIGYDSDKDILELFGLAEEVKADEKTLKKHIGRKLAARVLKTWREDFVDEDTGEVVSIERNEVILERDTVMSADNIAQIIETGVQKVILTRDDVTVDYGIILNTLQKDVSNSELEAVQHIYRQLRGAEPPDDDTARGIIDKLFFSDKRYDLGEVGRYKINQKLNHHHISIDTKVLTKDDIIAIIRYLVELSNNKAEIDDIDHLSNRRVRTVGEQLYAQFGIGLARMARTIRERMNVRDNEVFTPIELINARTLSSVINSFFGTSQLSQFLDQVNPLAEITAKRRISALGPGGLSRERAGFEVRDVHYSHYGRLCTIETPEGPNIGLISTLCVHAKINKMGFIETPYRKVENGRVDLKGDIVYLNADDEDRFVIAQSNVPVDEKGNFTISKIKGREQGEFLEFEPERVQYMDVAPNQIVGVSASLIPFLEHDDANRALMGSNMQRQAVPLLKPQAPVVGTGLEEKVASDSKMLVNAEGNGVVEYVDANEIIIRYDVGDNDSLVSFEDNRKVYKLRKFKKTNQSTCINLRPIVVKGQRVSEGEVLCEGYGTEGGELALGTNLKVAFMPWKGYNFEDAIVISERVVKEDLFTSIQIEEFELEVRDTKLGEEELTSDIPNVSEEATKDLDANGVIRLGAHVKEGDILIGKITPKGETDPTPEEKLLRAIFGDKAGDVKDASLKVPPSIEGTVIDKKLFARAKKDKNAKAREKIALEKLEKDHTRAMDELRTILIDKLTLILKDKKSSGVKTAYKEELVPSKTKFNVKVLEGINFSNIDPYNWTGEPETDDMVRMTLHNYGIKVNEELGRYKREKFNISVGDELPTGVIKLAKVFIANKRKLRVGDKLAGRHGNKGIVARIVRAEDMPFLEDGSPVDIVLNPLGVPSRMNLGQIYETVLGWAGIKLGVKFATPIFDGAELSDIESYILQAELPALGSTYLYDGETGDRFHQKATVGVIYMIKLNHMVDDKMHARSIGPYSLITQQPLGGKAQFGGQRFGEMEVWALEAYGASTILQELLTVKSDDIVGRAKTYESIVKGENMPIPQIPESFNVLVHELRGLALDLKFE; this is encoded by the coding sequence ATGCCAAAATCTACTGCAACCTCCAGAAAACCTGAAAGAATAAATTTCGGAAAAATAAAAAGAGCAGGTAATTATCCAGACCTTTTAGACATACAAGTTAAATCGTTCAAAGACTTTTTCCAGCTTGAAACAACTTCTGAAAACAGAAGAACGGAAGGGCTGTACCGGGTGTTTACTGAAAACTTCCCGATTACAGACGCACGCAGCATTTTCGTGTTGGAATTTCTTGACTATTTCATCGATCCTCCCCGTTATTCAATGGAGGAATGTATGGAACGTGGTTTAACTTATAGTGTACCTTTAAAGGCAAAACTCCGACTCTCTTGTAACGATGAGGAACATATTGACTTCCAAACTATCGTTCAGGATGTTTTTCTAGGAAATATTCCTTACATGACTCCGAAAGGAACGTTCATCATCAATGGTGCTGAACGTATTGTTGTTTCTCAACTCCACCGCTCACCGGGCGTATTTTTCGGTCAGAGCGTCCATCCAAATGGTACCAAAATTTATTCCGCTCGTGTGATTCCTTTTAAAGGCGCATGGATGGAATTTGCTACCGATATCAATAACGTAATGTACGCATACATCGACCGTAAGAAGAAATTCCCGGTTACTACTTTATTGCGTGCTATTGGTTATGATTCCGATAAAGACATTCTTGAATTATTCGGATTGGCTGAGGAAGTTAAAGCGGATGAAAAAACGCTTAAGAAACACATCGGTCGTAAACTCGCTGCCCGCGTATTAAAAACCTGGCGCGAAGACTTCGTAGATGAAGATACCGGAGAAGTTGTATCCATCGAACGTAATGAGGTTATCCTCGAACGCGATACCGTAATGAGTGCTGATAACATCGCACAAATTATCGAAACCGGCGTTCAAAAGGTAATTCTTACGCGTGATGATGTTACTGTTGACTACGGTATTATCCTCAATACATTACAAAAAGACGTTTCTAACTCTGAACTCGAAGCAGTTCAGCATATCTATCGTCAGTTACGTGGCGCAGAACCACCAGATGATGATACCGCCCGCGGTATTATCGATAAGTTGTTCTTCTCCGATAAACGTTACGACTTAGGTGAAGTTGGTCGTTATAAAATCAACCAAAAATTAAATCACCACCATATCTCAATTGATACCAAGGTGTTAACGAAAGATGACATTATTGCCATCATTCGCTACCTCGTAGAGTTATCAAATAACAAAGCTGAAATTGATGATATCGATCACTTGAGCAATCGTCGTGTTCGTACCGTTGGTGAACAATTATATGCACAATTCGGTATCGGTTTAGCCCGTATGGCAAGAACAATCCGTGAACGTATGAACGTACGTGATAACGAGGTGTTTACGCCAATCGAATTGATTAATGCAAGAACATTATCATCTGTAATTAACTCATTTTTCGGAACCAGCCAGTTAAGCCAGTTCCTCGACCAGGTTAACCCATTAGCGGAAATCACGGCAAAACGTCGTATCTCCGCATTAGGACCCGGCGGTTTGAGTCGCGAACGTGCAGGTTTTGAGGTACGTGACGTGCATTACAGCCATTATGGCCGTTTATGTACTATCGAAACTCCGGAGGGACCAAACATCGGTTTGATTTCTACACTTTGTGTACACGCGAAAATCAACAAAATGGGCTTTATCGAAACGCCATACCGCAAGGTGGAAAATGGTCGTGTCGATTTAAAAGGTGATATCGTTTACCTGAATGCCGACGACGAAGACAGATTTGTAATCGCTCAGTCGAACGTTCCGGTTGATGAAAAAGGTAATTTCACAATCAGTAAAATAAAAGGCCGCGAACAAGGTGAATTCCTTGAATTTGAACCTGAACGTGTTCAATACATGGACGTTGCACCTAACCAGATTGTTGGTGTTTCGGCTTCTTTAATTCCATTCCTTGAACACGATGACGCCAACCGTGCGCTCATGGGTTCAAACATGCAACGTCAGGCTGTTCCGCTGTTAAAACCGCAGGCACCTGTTGTTGGAACCGGTTTGGAAGAAAAAGTAGCATCCGATTCAAAAATGCTCGTTAACGCCGAAGGTAATGGTGTTGTTGAGTATGTTGATGCTAACGAAATTATCATCCGTTACGATGTTGGAGATAATGACTCTCTCGTAAGTTTTGAAGATAACCGCAAAGTTTACAAACTGCGTAAATTCAAAAAAACCAACCAAAGCACCTGTATCAACCTGCGACCAATTGTGGTTAAAGGTCAGCGCGTAAGCGAAGGTGAAGTACTTTGCGAAGGTTACGGAACTGAAGGTGGCGAATTAGCACTCGGAACTAACCTTAAAGTGGCATTCATGCCTTGGAAAGGTTACAATTTTGAGGATGCTATCGTTATTTCTGAGCGTGTAGTAAAAGAAGATTTATTCACTTCTATTCAGATTGAAGAATTTGAATTAGAAGTTCGTGACACCAAATTAGGTGAAGAAGAATTAACTTCTGATATTCCAAACGTTTCGGAAGAGGCTACCAAAGACCTCGATGCCAACGGTGTTATCCGTTTAGGAGCACACGTAAAAGAAGGAGATATTTTAATTGGTAAAATCACTCCAAAAGGTGAAACTGACCCAACTCCGGAAGAAAAATTATTACGTGCAATCTTCGGTGATAAAGCCGGCGACGTAAAAGATGCATCATTAAAAGTTCCACCATCAATTGAAGGAACTGTTATTGATAAAAAATTATTTGCGCGCGCTAAAAAAGATAAAAACGCTAAAGCAAGAGAAAAAATCGCTCTCGAAAAATTAGAGAAAGATCATACTCGCGCTATGGACGAATTAAGAACTATTCTTATTGATAAATTAACACTTATTCTTAAGGATAAAAAATCTTCCGGCGTTAAAACTGCTTATAAAGAAGAACTCGTTCCATCTAAAACCAAATTCAATGTAAAAGTGCTTGAAGGAATTAACTTCAGCAATATTGACCCATACAATTGGACCGGCGAACCGGAAACTGATGACATGGTACGTATGACTTTACATAATTATGGTATTAAAGTAAACGAAGAACTCGGTCGTTATAAACGCGAAAAATTCAATATCAGCGTTGGTGATGAATTGCCTACAGGTGTAATCAAACTGGCTAAAGTATTTATTGCAAACAAACGTAAATTACGTGTTGGTGATAAATTAGCAGGTCGTCACGGAAATAAAGGTATCGTTGCACGTATTGTTCGTGCAGAAGATATGCCTTTCCTTGAAGATGGTTCACCGGTTGATATTGTATTAAATCCGCTTGGGGTGCCATCTCGTATGAACCTTGGTCAGATTTATGAAACAGTATTAGGCTGGGCAGGAATTAAATTAGGCGTAAAATTCGCAACACCAATTTTTGATGGTGCCGAATTATCTGATATCGAATCATATATTTTACAAGCAGAATTACCTGCATTAGGTAGTACTTATTTATATGATGGCGAAACAGGTGACCGCTTCCACCAAAAAGCTACAGTTGGGGTTATTTATATGATCAAACTGAATCACATGGTGGATGATAAAATGCACGCTCGTTCAATCGGACCATATTCACTCATTACACAACAGCCGCTTGGTGGTAAAGCACAATTCGGTGGTCAGCGTTTTGGTGAGATGGAGGTTTGGGCACTCGAAGCATATGGTGCATCAACTATATTGCAAGAGTTACTTACCGTTAAATCTGACGATATTGTTGGACGTGCAAAAACCTATGAATCAATTGTTAAAGGCGAAAACATGCCGATTCCACAAATTCCGGAATCATTTAACGTATTGGTACATGAGTTACGCGGCTTAGCGCTCGATTTAAAATTTGAATAA